Proteins from a single region of Kluyveromyces lactis strain NRRL Y-1140 chromosome C complete sequence:
- the ECM25 gene encoding Ecm25p (similar to uniprot|P32525 Saccharomyces cerevisiae YJL201W ECM25 Non-essential protein of unknown function promoter contains a consensus binding sequence for factor Abf1p), whose amino-acid sequence MDPINVNVNSIFYKSYSVDPESEYPIYVFDSTYLPSFNVVDDKQVYELLIDGLMDKVLTKLPAEPFSLVVFSSGFTTNDISWVYGIKLYSKVPKNVRSLIQKTIVVHESFFVKTVFQVLKNAMRIKDLSNKDSNTDTVIHVPSLTALANHLDITLLRISLNVYLYDYQFNEKITIPDQYTVNPGSIANRQYRQLIFDRIFKRLKVEGPKSELVFQKPGSYKKINILLDVIERNHYVDLSQWDIYSLGSVFLNFLKNKSKPLIPLDLIPLPVTDDLEYTKTTFKSITEYNGYYDLVRAVFPLFIDFLDNSDETKHNLKTLSKSLTPTLCKEKVSMKSSDKLSIGTRFIRNLLSQFYLVIDELDSKNAPALPARIISSTTITPPELPKPRKASPTRYTITSPTPPETTPAVRPRSSSVKHTPPSTELGVSASSSNVLQEPNALPVINLTEVPTLEPPSPFINDSRNDSTNSFDSNGSMQRDRLRSPTRHLGKDIITDADTNGVDEIVGLTDLLDQLTIEKNAKIQSFDKEMKKKKMIQQKSTNATRFSNEGYADISKGSKVSKLAALYEERLQGLQAISDLK is encoded by the coding sequence ATGGATCCAATCAATGTCAATGTTAACAGTATCTTTTACAAATCCTACTCAGTAGATCCGGAATCTGAGTATCCAATATATGTCTTTGACTCAACTTATCTTCCCTCTTTCAATGTGGTTGATGACAAGCAAGTTTATGAGCTATTAATCGATGGATTAATGGACAAAGTATTGACGAAACTCCCTGCTGAACCGTTTTCCTTAGTTGTGTTTAGTTCGGGATTTACCACAAATGATATAAGCTGGGTTTATGGCATCAAATTATATTCAAAGGTACCGAAAAATGTGAGGTCATTAATTCAGAAAACGATAGTGGTTCATGAATCATTTTTTGTAAAGACTGTTTTCCAagtattgaaaaatgcaatGAGGATCAAAGATTTGAGCAACAAAGATTCAAATACAGATACAGTTATCCACGTACCCTCATTAACTGCTTTAGCAAACCATTTAGACATTACTCTACTAAGAATTAGCTTGAATGTTTATCTCTACGATTATCAATttaatgaaaaaataacGATACCAGATCAATATACGGTCAATCCTGGAAGTATAGCGAACAGACAATACAGACAATTAATATTTGATCGTATATTCAAGAGGCTAAAAGTGGAAGGTCCGAAATCTGAGCTCGTTTTTCAAAAGCCCGGATCatacaaaaaaatcaaCATTTTGCTGGATGTGATAGAGAGAAACCATTATGTAGATCTCTCTCAATGGGATATCTATTCTCTGGGATCGGTGTTCTTaaactttttgaaaaataaaagcaAACCACTAATTCCCCTTGACCTTATACCCTTGCCAGTGACAGATGACTTAGAGTATACGAAAACAACCTTCAAATCGATAACAGAATATAATGGGTATTACGATTTGGTAAGAGCAGTTTTCCCTCTTTTCATTGACTTCCTTGATAATAGTGATGAAACAAAGCATAACCTGAAGACATTGAGTAAATCTTTGACCCCAACTTTAtgtaaagaaaaagtttcGATGAAGAGCAGCGACAAATTGTCGATTGGTACTCGTTTCATTAGGAATCTACTATCACAGTTCTATTTAGTCATTGATGAACTTGATTCGAAAAATGCTCCAGCTCTCCCGGCAAGAATAATATCTTCTACGACAATAACTCCTCCTGAGTTACCCAAGCCCAGAAAAGCAAGTCCAACCAGATACACAATCACTTCGCCAACCCCACCTGAAACGACGCCCGCTGTTAGGCCAAGATCTTCCTCTGTTAAACATACCCCTCCATCAACAGAATTGGGCGTATCAGCTTCATCGTCCAATGTTTTACAAGAACCAAATGCTCTCCCTGTTATTAATTTAACAGAAGTGCCAACGTTGGAACCTCCATCTCCGTTCATCAATGACTCCAGAAACGACTCTACAAACTCTTTTGACAGTAATGGCAGTATGCAGAGGGACAGACTACGCTCTCCGACAAGACATTTGGGTAAGGACATTATCACTGATGCTGATACAAATGGAGTGGATGAAATTGTGGGATTAACCGACCTTTTAGATCAATTGactattgaaaagaatgcaaagattcaatcatttgataaagaaatgaaaaagaaaaagatgataCAGCAAAAATCAACGAATGCTACCAGATTTTCTAATGAAGGTTACGCAGACATATCTAAGGGTAGCAAGGTGAGCAAGCTAGCAGCTCTTTATGAGGAGCGTCTACAAGGTCTACAGGCCATTAGTGATCTTAAATAG
- a CDS encoding ribonuclease H2 subunit C family protein (conserved hypothetical protein), with translation METTATFLPKSVQKQCQAHLVPCKIRYTGQTDELEEQFIMDKQVISPLHENRNVTYIRGRKVIGEQVVFDDRTTYIMSTREDDSGNLLIEPTYKVTEIFNYEREGNEERLTDEISKFIECRELDSLIHEG, from the coding sequence ATGGAAACAACTGCCACATTTTTACCAAAATCTGTTCAAAAACAATGCCAGGCACATCTAGTACCATGTAAAATCAGGTATACTGGACAAACCGATGAGcttgaagaacaatttaTTATGGATAAACAAGTTATCAGTCCATTGCATGAAAATAGGAACGTAACGTATATCAGAGGAAGGAAAGTGATTGGAGAACAAGTGGTGTTCGATGACAGGACGACATACATTATGAGTACGCGTGAAGATGATAGCGGAAATCTACTAATCGAACCAACGTATAAAGTAACTGAAATATTTAACTACGAAAGAGAAGGTAACGAAGAACGGTTAACAGATGAAATATCCAAATTCATAGAATGCAGGGAACTAGATTCTCTGATACATGAAGGGTGA
- the RCY1 gene encoding Rcy1p (similar to uniprot|P39531 Saccharomyces cerevisiae YJL204C RCY1 ReCYcling 1), giving the protein MLNREQIVDLSRKTKRNIQIKRTFPEDADTLMPLGLRETSLLTMDSAVTFADILKVSNIVKQIAFSLNTSDYLSFQCLNRNLYHIQLNGVTDKDYWLDKIKGIGLIAEVGYLFDESTSLNACNIFDIHKKFDPKRPKNAYMLFYKFFQGFTDKLYYNDVTAFFPDEYSDPVSQAKIIESLQKYIKSNDNDWSYYKKVEENLNTFKELFTTSIIRELDIRFDKKEYFTCSKFVEVLLSLGHEMSAVDFFKSKNEFSDSVELPQTIFDEEDNLRYDQLELALNTFRDFLNDKITITDELFQDKYPVMVLYTENFVQDHLIPYFNKQISSNDDLDPNNIRIMALPTICDHMSVYLVDKLTTSINAGESYKRFVAEFIQLYLEPEIQNFFDTMVSDFTTKTEKAFKDYQEQTQLKQREKDEELFQSLKDRTLTNEELLDGKTNFLKSFTKIFKINNNASKSQADQDLEMSYTLQKINNKLQNITSLISLDLCYKVIQSCREHMEKIYYFKTIKVFESVVKAECQEIYKTLIWQLSENHIKLGFETALQLLQDYDANETKLAKLSINGTSDDDNKVEPLVQFTELINIGDIILQMISIFYNNELIAKGIINKNKDIFNDVVHTKKVFETMLDDYVANGLNIGIDKLMDQVEFLFNTMQFPDDFNPDPKDILRREILPSKCAVACVELLSEHCFLLTGATDKGTIDVFQQEVGERFFDEAVKNIKKHLISEDGAIFLIADLNYYHDFISKKLKQKNIVPYFAGLKSVGQLYLISGKDSKELGKLICDVGKFQGVFTQEEIYELVQRRTDWLKVRKDVEKVMYGLGVSDCVIC; this is encoded by the coding sequence ATGTTGAACAGAGAACAAATTGTGGATCTATCGAGGAAAACTAAAAGGAACATACAAATTAAGAGAACATTTCCAGAGGATGCTGACACATTGATGCCACTGGGTTTACGAGAGACATCATTATTAACTATGGATTCCGCTGTGACTTTTGCTGACATTCTTAAAGTGAGTAACATAGTCAAACAGATAGCCTTCAGTTTGAACACATCCGATTATTTATCATTCCAATGTCTCAACAGAAACTTGTACCATATACAGTTGAATGGAGTTACCGATAAAGATTATTGGTTAGATAAAATTAAGGGCATAGGCCTGATAGCGGAGGTTGGCTACCTGTTCGACGAATCTACTTCACTAAATGCATGCAATATATTTGATATACATAAAAAATTCGACCCTAAGAGACCGAAAAATGCGTATATGCTGTTTTATAAATTCTTCCAAGGTTTTACCGACAAACTATATTACAATGACGTTACAGCATTTTTCCCTGATGAATACAGTGATCCAGTATCACAAGCAAAGATAATAGAGAGTCTCCAAAAGTacatcaaatcaaatgaTAATGACTGGTCATATTATAAAAAGGTTGAGGAAAACCTCAACACATTCAAGGAGTTATTCACCACCAGCATAATAAGAGAATTGGATATTAGGTTTGATAAAAAGGAATATTTTACTTGCTCAAAATTCGTTGAAGTTCTCCTATCATTAGGCCATGAAATGAGTGCTGTTGACTTCTTTAAATCTAAAAATGAGTTTTCAGATTCGGTCGAGCTGCCGCAAACGATATTCGACGAGGAAGACAATCTACGTTATGACCAATTGGAACTTGCTTTAAATACATTTCGAGATTTCCTCAACGACAAAATTACCATCACTGATGAATTGTTCCAGGATAAATATCCTGTTATGGTGCTATACACTGAAAACTTTGTCCAGGATCATCTAATACcatatttcaataaacaaatttcttcaaatgatGACCTGGATCCGAATAATATCAGAATAATGGCTCTTCCGACCATATGTGACCATATGTCAGTATATTTAGTGGATAAACTCACTACAAGTATTAATGCAGGCGAATCTTATAAGCGATTTGTAGCTGAATTCATTCAGTTATACTTGGAGCCAGAAATCCAGAACTTTTTCGATACAATGGTCTCTGATTTTACAAccaaaacagaaaaagcattcaaagattatcaagaacaaactCAGCTTAAACAGAGGGAAAAAGACGAAGAGTTGTTTCAGTCTTTAAAGGATAGGACTCTAACCAATGAGGAGTTATTGGACGGTAAAACAAATTTCCTTAAATCTTTTACtaaaatattcaaaatcaataacAACGCTTCGAAATCGCAGGCTGATCAAGACTTAGAGATGTCTTACACGTTGCAAAAGATAAATAATAAGTTACAGAACATCACTTCCTTAATCAGCCTTGATTTATGTTACAAGGTCATTCAATCTTGCCGGGAACATATGGAAAAGatttattatttcaaaACCATCAAAGTTTTCGAATCTGTAGTCAAAGCCGAATGCCAAGAAATTTATAAGACTTTGATCTGGCAATTAAGTGAAAACCATATTAAATTGGGGTTCGAGACGGCTTTGCAACTTTTACAGGATTACGATGCcaatgaaacaaaattgGCAAAACTCAGCATCAATGGCACCTCAGATGATGACAATAAAGTCGAACCTTTGGTTCAGTTCACGGAATTAATTAACATCGGCGACATAATATTGCAAATGATATCTATTTTCTACAACAATGAACTTATTGCGAAAGGAATTAttaataaaaacaaagatatATTTAATGATGTGGTTCATACTAAAAAAGTCTTCGAAACTATGCTTGATGATTATGTTGCTAATGGGCTAAACATTGGTATCGATAAACTTATGGACCAAGTCgagtttcttttcaacacAATGCAGTTCCCAGACGATTTCAATCCAGATCCTAAGGACATTTTAAGAAGAGAAATCCTCCCCTCGAAATGTGCTGTTGCTTGTGTTGAACTTCTTTCAGAACATTGCTTTTTATTGACTGGTGCGACAGATAAAGGAACCATTGATGTTTTCCAACAAGAAGTTGGAGAAAGGTTTTTTGATGAAGCCGTAAAGAATATTAAAAAACATCTAATTTCTGAAGATGGGGCCATATTTTTAATAGCAGATCTCAACTATTATCATGATTtcatatcaaagaaattaaaacaaaaaaatattgtTCCATACTTTGCTGGTCTGAAATCCGTCGGACAGCTTTATCTTATTTCTGGCAAAGATTCTAAAGAGCTTGGCAAATTAATTTGCGACGTGGGGAAATTCCAAGGTGTATTCACACAGGAGGAAATTTACGAATTGGTGCAAAGAAGAACGGACTGGTTGAAAGTTCGTAAGGATGTAGAGAAGGTTATGTATGGACTAGGTGTTTCAGATTGTGTTATCTGTTGA
- a CDS encoding uncharacterized protein (conserved hypothetical protein), translating into MALLKRSITWDSDHSRVKVLKCLFENSAPLNFEKFLENIPHEVLLMLLDEITSKDRISLSCTSKAIRLVLRPYVFSSAKCPWEELLDVDHWSVDSTILNLIESLRISTSCSKNEWTYPFHELFTCSTNRGLDNLSSLQLQSSGSTSFFKYCNVGTNLRRLVINTTKEKSLFSLNHVRPFVNLETLEVSNFQIDDFEDEPDLCPYLKDLKLTNCTWEYPFMIENFGRHKIVTLSLHYSNSFIISERFRVFLLKPGFTRLESLEITNTERNLKLTISLEIMKLIQAIPTLRILKLKGNIYNETLNNFTKVDFDNCMKYLALDNVKVFYSSFFTEEQES; encoded by the coding sequence ATGGCGTTGTTGAAGAGGAGCATAACATGGGATTCTGATCATAGCAGAGTGAAAGTGCTAAAATGCCTGTTTGAAAACAGTGCACCACTGAATTTTGAGAAGTTTTTGGAGAACATACCACACGAAGTGTTATTGATGTTACTTGACGAAATTACAAGTAAAGATAGGATATCCTTGTCATGCACATCAAAAGCAATACGATTGGTACTCAGACCATACGTTTTTTCAAGCGCTAAATGTCCGTGGGAAGAGCTACTAGATGTTGATCATTGGTCAGTGGATTCCACAATACTCAATTTAATTGAGTCATTGCGAATATCAACGTCGTGTTCAAAGAACGAATGGACATATCCGTTTCATGAACTTTTCACTTGCTCTACAAATAGAGGTCTTGATAATCTATCTTCATTGCAATTGCAAAGCTCTGGATCTACGAGCTTCTTCAAGTATTGCAATGTTGGTACAAATCTAAGGAGGTTAGTAATAAatacaacaaaagaaaaatccCTTTTTAGCTTGAACCATGTGAGACCATTCGTGAATTTGGAAACTTTAGAGGTCTccaattttcaaattgatgatttcgaaGATGAACCAGACCTTTGCCCTTATCTTAAGGACTTAAAACTTACCAACTGTACTTGGGAATATCCCTTTATGATAGAAAATTTTGGCAGGCACAAAATTGTAACACTAAGTCTTCATTATTCTAATTCTTTTATTATAAGTGAACGTTTCAGGGTTTTCCTTTTAAAACCTGGTTTCACCAGATTAGAGAGTTTGGAGATAACAAACACAGAAAGGAACCTAAAATTGACCATATCCTTAGAAATTATGAAACTGATACAAGCCATTCCTACCTTGAGGATATTGAAGCTAAAAGGAAACATTTATAACGAAACTTTAAACAATTTCACAAAGGTTGATTTTGACAATTGCATGAAGTATCTCGCGCTTGATAACGTCAAGGTATTTTACTCAAGTTTTTTTACCGAAGAACAAGAATCGTAA
- the PRP21 gene encoding Prp21p (similar to uniprot|P32524 Saccharomyces cerevisiae YJL203W PRP21 Subunit of the SF3a splicing factor complex required for spliceosome assembly), translating into MNETDKGSKTSQATSLNMDSFDYLSVPDGVEVPADESQRRSIWKTVEYVIRNGATYEEKLKSQDIGFTQPGNKYNDYYAFLLEHQRSRQDTLVSTKNELDRKPSEPYPFVYSTYRNDIGQKDLELIKAAAHFCVINNDINYLEKLRERYAEDPRFAFLRLDHSLNSVLTDFINQYEQILSEEYGPIVRLEGPLQSTILRRAFQKAEYMELQDELKQKMKADIKTSRIRFSAYEWEKFELVGTVTISEEENLEQLPEALNFDILKATKLTNDVDIFKTEDVSAAAQKRKRKNMNIRKAGETRLKKKSGLSNTSEHMLKCPITGRLVPEPDFDSHLKILLSDPEFKEVRDKYESKHKLTNLSTSEVYENIKRIVSQDNANPVKRQKI; encoded by the coding sequence atgaatgaGACAGACAAGGGCAGTAAAACTTCGCAAGCTACAAGTCTGAATATGGACTCTTTTGACTATCTGTCTGTTCCAGATGGGGTAGAAGTGCCGGCAGATGAATCACAAAGGCGGAGCATATGGAAAACGGTTGAATATGTTATAAGGAACGGTGCAACATATGAAGAGAAGTTAAAGAGCCAGGATATTGGATTCACTCAACCAGGCAACAAGTACAACGACTATTATGCATTCCTTTTAGAGCATCAGAGATCAAGACAGGATACTCTGGTGTCTACTAAGAATGAACTGGATCGTAAACCGAGTGAACCCTATCCATTTGTCTATAGTACTTACCGAAATGATATAGGGCAAAAGGACTTGGAACTAATAAAAGCAGCGGCTCATTTTTGTGTTAtcaataatgatattaaCTACCTTGAGAAACTAAGAGAAAGATATGCGGAAGACCCTCGATTTGCATTTTTACGGCTTGATCATTCTTTGAACTCAGTATTAACTGATTTTATTAATCAATACGAACAGATTTTATCAGAGGAATACGGGCCTATAGTACGATTGGAGGGGCCGTTACAATCAACTATTCTCCGAAGGGCATTTCAGAAAGCAGAATATATGGAATTACaggatgaattgaaacaaaagatgaaGGCAGACATAAAAACATCTAGAATAAGATTCTCGGCTTATGAATGggaaaaatttgaattggTAGGAACTGTGACTATTAgcgaagaagaaaacttaGAACAGCTACCAGAAGCCTTGAATTTCGATATATTGAAAGCAACAAAGCTCACCAACGATGTTGACATTTTTAAAACAGAAGATGTCAGTGCTGCAGctcaaaagagaaagagaaagaatatgaaTATAAGAAAGGCGGGTGAAACTagattgaaaaagaaaagcgGACTAAGCAACACCAGCGAACACATGCTCAAATGTCCAATTACAGGAAGATTGGTCCCAGAACCCGATTTTGATTCACACTTGAAAATCTTGTTAAGCGATCCTGAGTTCAAAGAAGTACGAGACAAATATGAATCAAAACATAAGTTAACTAATTTGTCTACATCAGAAGTGTACGAAAACATTAAGCGGATAGTGTCGCAAGACAACGCCAACCCTGTAAAAAGGCAGAAAATATAG